The following proteins are co-located in the Bubalus bubalis isolate 160015118507 breed Murrah chromosome 21, NDDB_SH_1, whole genome shotgun sequence genome:
- the RPN1 gene encoding dolichyl-diphosphooligosaccharide--protein glycosyltransferase subunit 1, with protein MEAPAARLLPLLLLLLAACAPAPGRASSDAPPLVNEDVKRTVDLSSHLAKVTAEVVLAHAGSGSSPRAASFLLALEPELEARLAHLGVQVKGEDEEENNLEVRETSIKGKSGRFFTVKLPVALDPGAKISVIVEAVYTHVLQPYPTQITQSEKQFVVFEGNHYFYSPYPTKTQTMRVKLASRNVESYTKLGNPTRSEDLLDYGPFRDVPAYSQDTFRVHSENNSPFLTITSMTRVIEVSHWGNIAVEENVDLKHTGAVLKGPFSRYDYQRQPDSGVSSVRSFKTILPAAAQDVYYRDEIGNVSTSHLLILDDSVEMEIRPRFPLFGGWKTHYIVGYNLPSYEYLYNLGDQYALKMRLVDHVFDEQVIDSLTVKIILPEGAKNIQVDSPYEISRGPDELHYTYLDTFGRPVIVAHKENLVEQHIQDIVVHYTFNKVLMLQEPLLVVATFYILFFTVIVYVRLDFSITKDPAAEARMKVACITEQVLTLVNKRLGLYRHFDETVNRYKQSRDVSTLNSGKKSLETEHKALTSEVALLQSRLKTEGSDLCDKVSEMQRLDAQVKELVLKAAVEAERLVAGKLKKDTYIENEKLISGKRQELVGKIDHILDAL; from the exons ATGGAGGCACCCGCAGCCcgcctgctgccgctgctgctgctgctgctcgcGGCCTGCGCCCCGGCGCCGGGCCGCGCCTCCTCGGATGCGCCGCCGCTGGTCAACGAGGATGTGAAGCGCACGGTGGACCTGAGCAGCCACCTGGCCAAGGTGACGGCCGAGGTGGTCCTGGCGCACGCGGGCAGCGGCTCCTCGCCCCGCGCCGCCTCCTTCCTGCTGGCGCTGGAGCCCGAGCTGGAGGCCCGGCTCGCGCACCTCGGCGTGCAG GTGAAGGGAGAGGATGAGGAGGAGAACAATCTGGAAGTGAGAGAAACCAGCATTAAGGGTAAAAG CGGGAGATTCTTCACAGTCAAGCTCCCAGTGGCTCTTGATCCTGGGGCCAAGATCTCGGTCATTGTGGAAGCCGTTTATACCCACGTGCTTCAGCCGTACCCCACCCAGATCACCCAGTCGGAGAAGCAGTTCGTGGTGTTTGAGGGGAACCATTACTTCTACTCTCCCTACCCAACCAAGACGCAGACCATGCGTGTGAAGCTTGCCTCCCGGAATGTAGAGAGCTACACCAAGCTGGGGAACCCCACGCGCTCCGAGGACCTCCTGGACTATGGACCCTTCCGCGACGTCCCTGCCTACAGTCAG GACACGTTCAGGGTGCATTCTGAGAACAACAGCCCTTTCCTGACCATCACCAGCATGACCCGCGTCATCGAGGTCTCCCACTGGGGCAACATCGCCGTGGAGGAGAATGTGGACCTGAAGCACACGGGCGCCGTGCTCAAGGGGCCTTTCTCGCGCTACGATTACCAGAGGCAGCCGGACAGTGGGGTCTCCTCCGTGCGATCGTTTAAG ACCATCCTCCCCGCTGCGGCCCAGGACGTGTACTACCGCGACGAGATTGGCAACGTGTCTACCAGCCACCTGCTCATCCTGGACGACTCCGTAGAGATGGAGATCCGGCCTCGCTTCCCGCTCTTCGGCGGCTGGAAGACCCATTACATCGTTGGCTACAACCTCCCAAGCTACGAGTACCTCTATAACCTGG GAGACCAGTACGCGTTGAAGATGAGGCTGGTGGACCACGTGTTTGATGAGCAGGTCATAGACTCTCTGACCGTGAAGATCATCCTGCCGGAAGGGGCCAA GAACATCCAGGTGGACAGTCCCTATGAGATCAGCCGCGGCCCTGACGAACTGCACTACACCTACCTGGACACGTTCGGCCGCCCCGTCATCGTGGCCCACAAGGAGAACCTAGTGGAGCAGCACATCCAGGACATCGTG GTGCACTACACCTTCAACAAGGTGCTCATGCTGCAGGAGCCGCTGCTGGTGGTGGCCACCTTCTACATCCTCTTCTTCACCGTCATCGTCTACGTCAGGCTAGACTTCTCCATAACGAAG GACCCTGCTGCGGAAGCCAGGATGAAGGTGGCCTGCATCACAGAGCAGGTCTTGACCCTGGTCAACAAGAGACTAGGTCTCTACCGTCACTTTGACGAGACGGTCAACAGGTACAAACAGTCCCGAGATGTGTCCACTCTCAACAGCGGCAAAAAGAGCCTGGAGACGGAGCACAAGGCTCTGACCAGCGAAGTGGCGCTGCTGCAGTCCCGGCTGAAGACCGAGGGCTCCGACCTATGCGACAAA GTGAGCGAAATGCAGAGACTGGACGCGCAGGTCAAGGAGCTGGTCCTGAAGGCGGCG